One Coffea arabica cultivar ET-39 chromosome 5c, Coffea Arabica ET-39 HiFi, whole genome shotgun sequence DNA window includes the following coding sequences:
- the LOC113688997 gene encoding zinc finger protein MAGPIE produces MTEEVISSGFIQTPIGEANPPPLKKKRNLPGTPDPEAEVIALSPKTLMATNRFLCEICGKGFQRDQNLQLHRRGHNLPWKLKQRTSKEVRKRVYVCPEKSCVHHHPSRALGDLTGIKKHFCRKHGEKKWKCEKCSKRYAVQSDWKAHSKTCGTREYKCDCGTIFSRRDSFITHRAFCDALAEETARVTAASNVVAANSINYHFVGASLGPGMGQHFASMFKPISTNNETPANPIRQGLSLWMGGHGLSQTQESIGNNNLQEIHHQLNPAVSTSGLVFTTDPFVSVPCSNSPPINYPLNWDFGNKPSSNSSEELTNNISSLPLSNVAKDGGSQVISVPSLFSTQHQSHQTHSTANMSATALLQKAAQMGATTTDPSFLGSFGLKCNDSQIQDGNRYCSPYGGTATSVATALQSSVTDHLSTLNELQMYPSKRRHIQVDQDSTPTTGGGQTRDFLGVGIQSICHPSSINGWI; encoded by the exons ATGACAGAGGAAGTAATCTCAAGTGGTTTCATCCAAACTCCAATCGGCGAAGCGAATCCTCCTCCTctaaagaagaagagaaaccTTCCAGGAACACCAG ATCCTGAAGCTGAAGTTATTGCCTTGTCTCCAAAGACTCTGATGGCCACCAACAGATTTTTATGTGAGATATGTGGAAAAGGTTTTCAGAGGGATCAAAACCTGCAACTTCATCGAAGAGGGCATAATTTGCCATGGAAACTTAAGCAAAGAACTAGTAAGGAAGTTCGAAAGCGAGTTTACGTATGCCCTGAAAAGTCCTGCGTCCACCACCACCCTTCTAGGGCACTTGGGGACTTAACCGGTATAAAGAAGCACTTTTGTAGAAAGCATGGGGAGAAGAAGTGGAAGTGTGAGAAATGCTCTAAACGGTATGCTGTGCAGTCAGATTGGAAAGCCCACTCAAAGACTTGTGGCACTAGGGAATACAAATGTGACTGCGGGACTATTTTTTCAAG GCGAGATAGCTTTATCACCCATAGGGCCTTCTGTGATGCCTTAGCGGAAGAAACAGCAAGGGTGACTGCAGCATCCAACGTTGTAGCAGCCAATAGCATCAATTATCATTTTGTGGGAGCATCACTAGGGCCTGGCATGGGGCAACATTTTGCTTCCATGTTCAAACCGATCTCAACCAACAACGAGACACCGGCGAATCCAATAAGACAAGGTCTTTCACTGTGGATGGGGGGCCATGGATTATCCCAAACTCAAGAATCAATCGGCAATAACAATCTTCAAGAAATCCATCATCAGCTTAATCCAGCTGTGAGTACATCAGGGCTAGTTTTCACCACTGATCCATTTGTTAGTGTTCCATGCTCTAATTCTCCACCAATAAATTATCCACTCAACTGGGATTTTGGAAATAAACCCTCCTCCAACAGTTCAGAAGAATTAACAAATAATATTTCATCTCTTCCTTTAAGCAATGTTGCTAAAGATGGTGGAAGTCAGGTCATTAGTGTACCATCTTTGTTCAGTACCCAACATCAATCTCATCAAACACATTCTACAGCAAACATGTCTGCCACAGCTTTACTGCAGAAAGCTGCCCAAATGGGAGCTACCACAACTGACCCTTCATTCCTTGGAAGCTTTGGATTGAAGTGCAATGATAGCCAAATTCAAGATGGGAACAGATATTGTAGTCCGTATGGTGGTACTGCAACTTCAGTAGCTACAGCTCTGCAGAGTTCAGTAACTGATCACCTCTCAACTTTAAATGAGTTGCAAATGTACCCCTCAAAGCGCCGCCACATACAGGTTGATCAAGATTCAACACCAACTACAGGAGGAGGTCAAACTAGGGATTTTCTTGGAGTTGGGATACAGTCCATTTGCCATCCATCATCCATCAATGGATGGATATGA